Proteins found in one Bacteroidota bacterium genomic segment:
- a CDS encoding CBS domain-containing protein: MASIGSLIGDRPVYAVQRDSSVLEAARCMAERNIGAIPVLEEKRLVGIVSERDVIRKVVAEKLDPGAVQVGEIMTRELVVADASENEESCLRKMKAAHCRHLPVVSGETLVGILSLRDLLQGELTEREEKLEFLTSYMFHLPPDSEKRPGA; this comes from the coding sequence ATGGCATCAATCGGAAGCTTGATCGGCGATCGGCCCGTCTACGCGGTTCAGCGGGATAGTTCGGTGCTGGAGGCGGCGCGGTGCATGGCGGAGAGGAATATCGGGGCGATACCGGTCCTCGAGGAGAAGCGGCTCGTCGGAATCGTCTCGGAGCGCGACGTGATCCGGAAGGTCGTCGCCGAAAAGCTCGATCCCGGCGCCGTTCAGGTGGGCGAAATCATGACACGGGAGCTGGTGGTTGCGGACGCGTCCGAGAACGAGGAATCGTGCCTCCGGAAGATGAAGGCGGCGCATTGCCGCCATCTGCCGGTGGTTTCCGGCGAGACCCTCGTCGGAATTCTCTCTCTTCGCGATCTGCTGCAGGGCGAGCTCACCGAGCGCGAAGAAAAACTGGAGTTCCTGACCAGCTACATGTTTCATCTCCCGCCCGATTCGGAGAAGCGGCCGGGAGCCTGA
- the hflX gene encoding GTPase HflX: protein MKLVETAERESAVVVGVVTGRDRKERVEEYLEELALLADTAGVAVLHKITQERERVDPALFIGRGKAVMIGERVVAEGIDAVIFDDDLSPVQVRNLEKLIPCKIIDRSGLILDIFASRAKTKEAMTQVELAQLQYLLPRLTRQWTHLSKQYGGVGTKGPGEQQIETDRRAIRTRISHLRKKLESISKEREVQRKGRRGLPGVAMVGYTNAGKSTLMNLLSAAGVFVEDRLFATLDTTVRAVQLPAGKKILLSDTVGFIRKLPPHLIASFRSTLAEAAEADLLLHVIDVSHPAFAEQIEVVNSTLDFLNCTGKPIVFVFNKIDRLADRSIFTGLAETYKPAVFISAGRGINISSLENQMLDLLNRDTAEQTATVKQSDYRTIAKLHELTEITGKVYEENSVKVSFRVDRRNLEQVKNLLHPKRSRR from the coding sequence ATGAAGCTTGTCGAAACCGCAGAGCGCGAGAGCGCTGTCGTCGTGGGCGTCGTCACCGGCCGCGACCGCAAGGAGCGCGTCGAAGAATACCTCGAGGAGCTCGCCCTTCTCGCCGACACCGCCGGAGTCGCGGTGCTCCACAAGATCACCCAGGAACGGGAGCGGGTCGATCCCGCGCTCTTCATCGGCCGGGGGAAAGCCGTGATGATCGGTGAGCGCGTCGTGGCGGAGGGGATCGACGCCGTCATTTTCGACGACGACCTTTCGCCCGTCCAGGTGCGAAATCTCGAGAAACTCATTCCCTGCAAGATCATCGACCGGAGCGGCCTGATCCTCGACATCTTCGCCTCGCGGGCCAAGACGAAGGAGGCGATGACGCAGGTCGAGCTCGCGCAGCTCCAGTACCTCCTTCCGCGGCTGACGAGGCAATGGACCCACCTTTCCAAACAATACGGAGGGGTGGGGACGAAGGGGCCCGGCGAGCAGCAGATCGAGACGGATCGCCGCGCCATCCGCACGCGCATCAGCCATTTGAGGAAAAAGCTCGAGTCGATCAGCAAGGAACGCGAAGTGCAGAGGAAGGGAAGGCGGGGCTTGCCGGGCGTCGCGATGGTCGGTTACACGAACGCGGGGAAATCGACGCTCATGAACCTCCTCTCGGCCGCCGGGGTGTTCGTCGAAGACCGGTTGTTCGCGACGCTCGACACCACTGTCCGGGCGGTCCAGCTCCCTGCGGGGAAGAAAATACTCCTTTCGGACACGGTGGGCTTCATCCGCAAGCTCCCCCCGCACCTGATCGCGTCGTTCCGGAGCACGCTTGCCGAGGCCGCCGAGGCGGACCTGCTTCTCCATGTCATCGACGTGAGCCATCCCGCGTTCGCCGAGCAGATCGAGGTGGTCAACTCGACGCTCGATTTCCTGAACTGCACCGGAAAACCGATCGTCTTCGTCTTCAACAAGATCGACAGGCTGGCAGACCGTTCCATTTTCACGGGGCTCGCCGAGACCTACAAGCCGGCCGTCTTCATCTCCGCAGGGAGAGGAATCAATATCTCAAGCCTGGAGAACCAGATGCTGGACCTCCTCAACCGGGACACCGCGGAGCAGACCGCGACGGTGAAGCAATCCGACTACCGGACGATCGCAAAGCTGCACGAGCTGACGGAAATCACGGGAAAAGTATATGAGGAGAACAGCGTGAAGGTTTCCTTCCGGGTCGACCGGAGGAACCTCGAACAGGTGAAGAACTTGTTGCATCCGAAAAGGAGCCGCAGGTGA
- a CDS encoding 4a-hydroxytetrahydrobiopterin dehydratase, which yields MPLLAKNQIAKKLAGMKGWKLVGSEIRKTWEMKDFVHAIGFVNSVSLLAERANHHPDIDIRWNRITLALSTHSAGGLTTKDFDLATQIDSL from the coding sequence ATGCCGCTGCTTGCCAAGAACCAAATCGCGAAGAAGCTCGCCGGGATGAAAGGGTGGAAGCTCGTCGGATCCGAAATCCGGAAGACCTGGGAAATGAAGGATTTCGTTCATGCGATCGGCTTCGTCAACTCAGTCTCGCTTCTGGCGGAACGGGCGAACCATCATCCCGACATCGATATCCGGTGGAACAGGATCACACTGGCTCTTTCCACCCATAGCGCCGGGGGGCTCACGACGAAGGATTTCGACCTCGCTACCCAAATCGACAGCCTGTGA
- the pyrE gene encoding orotate phosphoribosyltransferase gives MTKEEITSLFRETDALLEGHFVLTSGLHSPSYIQCARILQYPAHAARLCGEIARRYKEKRVDVVISPALGGIVVGQEVGRQLGARTIFAERRQGALVLRRGFEILPGERVLVCEDVITTGGSVHEILAIVRNAGGTVLGIGAIVDRSGGKAGFEEFFAVVTLDVKTYPPGECPLCAAGLPAQKPGSREGVADLR, from the coding sequence ATGACGAAAGAAGAGATCACCTCGCTGTTCCGGGAAACCGATGCCCTCCTGGAGGGGCACTTTGTCCTGACGTCCGGATTGCACAGTCCCTCTTACATCCAATGCGCCAGGATTCTCCAGTATCCGGCTCACGCCGCGCGCCTTTGCGGTGAAATCGCCCGCCGGTACAAGGAGAAGCGGGTGGATGTGGTGATCTCCCCCGCGCTCGGAGGAATCGTCGTGGGCCAGGAAGTCGGGCGCCAGCTCGGGGCGCGCACGATCTTCGCGGAGCGGCGGCAGGGCGCGCTCGTTCTGCGCCGCGGGTTCGAGATTCTTCCGGGAGAGCGCGTCCTGGTGTGTGAAGATGTCATCACGACCGGCGGATCGGTGCACGAGATTCTGGCGATCGTCCGGAACGCCGGCGGCACGGTTCTGGGCATCGGGGCGATCGTCGACCGGAGCGGCGGAAAAGCCGGTTTCGAAGAATTCTTCGCGGTCGTCACCCTCGACGTCAAGACCTACCCTCCGGGCGAATGCCCCCTCTGCGCGGCCGGACTTCCGGCGCAAAAACCGGGAAGCCGCGAGGGCGTGGCGGATCTCCGATGA
- a CDS encoding thymidine phosphorylase, with amino-acid sequence MNPVELIRKKRDGAALSRGELEFLIRGYLDGSVKEYQMSSFLMAVYFRGMQFEETSILTDVMLRSGTVVDLSSVPGVKVDKHSTGGVGDKVSLILAPMVAACGVPVPMISGRGLGHTGGTLDKLESIPGFRTNLSLEEYRSVIGEVGVVMSGQTRDLVPADRMIYALRDVTATVESIPLIAGSIMSKKIAEGIDSLVLDVKVGGGAFMRTDEAAIELAKTLISIGSSFGKKTIGYLTDMSQPLGYAVGNWLEVRECVDCMQGTDVPDLMEVTYLLGGAMVMLGGRAASVEEGRKLCRRAIEDGSALAKFHELVRRQGGDLSYLTGERAYPASRHIVEIASPQAGAIASIDALEIGLAGIAAGAGRMRIDEPIDPRAGIVLRKKVGDPIAKGETLASVHTDRTESLAGVESRVRGAFGIAEAPRKPPPLIHAMIDERGVHPS; translated from the coding sequence CTGAATCCCGTAGAGCTCATCAGGAAAAAGCGCGACGGAGCCGCGTTGTCGCGGGGGGAACTGGAGTTTCTGATCCGGGGCTACCTGGACGGCAGCGTGAAGGAGTATCAGATGTCCTCCTTCCTCATGGCCGTTTACTTCCGCGGAATGCAATTTGAAGAGACCTCGATCCTGACCGACGTCATGTTGCGCTCGGGAACGGTCGTCGACCTCTCTTCCGTCCCGGGCGTCAAAGTCGACAAGCACTCGACCGGGGGGGTCGGAGACAAAGTCTCCCTGATCCTTGCCCCCATGGTCGCGGCGTGCGGGGTGCCCGTCCCGATGATATCGGGGCGCGGACTCGGGCACACCGGAGGGACGCTCGACAAGCTCGAATCGATTCCCGGCTTCAGAACGAACCTCTCCCTCGAAGAATACCGCTCTGTCATCGGCGAGGTCGGCGTCGTCATGAGCGGACAGACCCGCGACCTGGTGCCCGCCGACCGGATGATCTACGCCCTCAGGGATGTCACCGCCACCGTCGAAAGCATTCCGTTGATAGCCGGGAGCATCATGAGCAAGAAGATCGCCGAAGGGATCGATTCCCTCGTGCTCGATGTAAAGGTGGGGGGCGGCGCCTTCATGCGGACGGATGAAGCGGCGATCGAGCTCGCCAAAACCCTGATCTCGATCGGGTCCTCGTTCGGCAAAAAGACGATCGGATATCTGACCGACATGAGCCAGCCTCTCGGCTACGCGGTCGGGAACTGGCTTGAGGTCAGGGAATGCGTCGATTGCATGCAGGGGACGGATGTTCCGGACCTGATGGAAGTGACCTATCTTCTCGGGGGCGCCATGGTCATGCTGGGGGGCAGGGCGGCGTCGGTCGAGGAGGGGCGGAAGCTGTGCCGCCGGGCAATTGAGGACGGGAGCGCCCTGGCGAAGTTTCATGAACTTGTGCGCCGCCAGGGCGGCGATCTCTCCTATCTCACCGGAGAACGGGCCTACCCCGCGTCGAGGCATATCGTGGAAATCGCGAGCCCGCAGGCGGGAGCCATCGCCTCGATCGACGCCCTCGAAATCGGGCTGGCCGGAATCGCCGCCGGCGCAGGGAGGATGAGGATCGACGAGCCGATCGATCCCAGGGCGGGGATCGTCCTGAGGAAGAAGGTCGGCGACCCAATCGCGAAAGGGGAGACGCTCGCCTCGGTGCATACCGACCGGACGGAGAGCCTCGCCGGGGTGGAGTCCCGGGTGAGAGGCGCCTTCGGCATCGCGGAGGCGCCGCGAAAACCGCCGCCTCTGATCCACGCGATGATCGATGAGCGCGGGGTGCACCCCTCTTGA
- a CDS encoding 2Fe-2S iron-sulfur cluster-binding protein, which yields MPVVTIASSGKTIEVPEGANLRKVLLKNGISPYRGKDKFLNCLGNGLCGTCRVEVVDGKGAPPMSPLEDSALVGLAPFYARAIPKNVRLACRIAVTKDIALNLYPVVAIDWRLTRERLTLLSIWLLFGGALLAVVGRLLVELATGR from the coding sequence ATGCCTGTTGTCACGATTGCAAGCAGCGGAAAAACGATCGAAGTGCCCGAGGGCGCGAACCTTCGGAAAGTCCTCCTGAAAAACGGGATCTCCCCGTACCGGGGGAAGGACAAGTTCCTGAATTGCCTCGGAAACGGATTGTGCGGGACATGCCGCGTGGAAGTAGTGGACGGGAAGGGCGCTCCCCCGATGTCGCCTCTGGAAGATTCGGCGCTGGTCGGCCTCGCTCCGTTTTACGCGCGGGCGATTCCGAAGAACGTACGCCTCGCCTGCCGGATCGCCGTGACGAAAGATATTGCCCTCAACCTCTACCCGGTCGTCGCCATCGACTGGCGGCTCACCAGGGAGCGGCTTACGCTCCTCTCCATATGGCTCCTCTTCGGAGGGGCGCTCCTCGCCGTTGTGGGAAGGCTCCTGGTTGAACTCGCTACAGGGCGCTAA
- a CDS encoding inositol monophosphatase family protein, protein MLATAIEAAREAGKILKQHLGNVRDVRRKSGQEKNLVTEIDKRSEEAIIRIIKRHHPGHSILAEETGRKGGESDFTWIIDPLDGTTNYVHALPVFCVSIGLEHKGTIVAGVIYDPNTDELFSAERGGGAFLNGKRIRVSDVDSLGGSLLVTGFPYTIAEDPGPAVAHFVRFLTRAQAVRRMGSAAIDLAYVASGRFDGFWEASLNPWDMAAGVLLVEEAGGCVSGFSGQPFSIYGQELVASNRLVHQEMIETLSSRSG, encoded by the coding sequence ATGCTTGCCACGGCAATAGAAGCCGCCCGGGAAGCGGGCAAGATCCTGAAGCAGCACCTCGGAAACGTCCGGGACGTCCGGCGGAAATCAGGCCAGGAGAAAAACCTCGTGACGGAGATCGACAAGCGGTCCGAGGAGGCGATCATCCGCATCATTAAGCGGCATCATCCCGGCCATTCCATCCTCGCGGAAGAGACCGGCCGGAAGGGGGGCGAATCCGATTTCACCTGGATCATCGATCCGCTCGACGGAACGACGAACTACGTGCACGCGCTCCCGGTCTTCTGCGTCTCGATCGGCCTCGAGCATAAAGGGACGATCGTCGCGGGCGTGATCTACGATCCGAATACGGACGAGCTCTTCTCCGCGGAACGCGGGGGTGGCGCGTTTCTCAACGGAAAGCGGATCCGGGTCTCGGACGTCGATTCGCTGGGCGGGAGTCTCCTCGTGACAGGATTTCCCTACACGATTGCGGAAGATCCCGGGCCCGCCGTCGCCCACTTCGTCCGTTTTCTGACGCGCGCGCAGGCGGTCCGACGCATGGGTTCTGCCGCGATCGATCTCGCCTATGTGGCTTCAGGCCGGTTCGACGGCTTCTGGGAGGCCTCTCTAAACCCCTGGGATATGGCGGCGGGAGTGCTGCTTGTCGAGGAGGCGGGGGGATGCGTAAGCGGGTTTTCGGGCCAGCCCTTCAGCATCTACGGGCAGGAGCTTGTCGCGAGCAACCGGCTCGTGCATCAGGAGATGATCGAAACCCTTTCATCCCGATCGGGATGA
- a CDS encoding MASE1 domain-containing protein has product MELHGRLERGRKVGWWLLETFLVAASYALTAKLSFAMAVPPGNVSVVWPPSGIALAVILILGERMWLGVWLGSFVANTWFFTGITDPLAPYTLVTTAIIATGSTFQALLGALLIRNFVGSKDLFDRAQNVFAIVVIEVYSCFVAPLFGVTALCVAGFARWTAYGNLWWTWWLGDCAGVVLIAPFFLAWQHVPRIRFHLRRALEGVALALLTALASQVVFGWPLRLPFGYVPSPFLLVPFVIWSALRFGPRGVTLSLVALSAVAVAGTQHGHGPFATPEPDDGFRMLQTFLGFLSVPALILSATIDRYKRSEREFRRSRSHLETLIQETTGNLDIANKALRAESVGRKRTEEKYRESEQRFRLILAGVKDHAIFMLDPRGIVLTWGEGAKCLHGYEAEEIIGRDFSVLYSEDDLRWGKPRIELEVARTQGRLEEEAWRVRKDGSRYWASLVVTALRDSNGELRGFAAITRDVTARRKADLELRSVAQELELRVTELNMVNKELEAFSYSVSHDLRTPLRHIDGFVELLRTELAGSLNREGERYLGVISESARHMGTMIENLLLFSRMSRVELQKAPVDPNLLVKETIAALEMETKGREIEWKIGDLPRLEADAALMALVFTNLISNSLKYTRPRPTAVIEIGYAPHDGHGPAYFVRDNGVGFDMQYADKLFGVFQRLHTAQQFEGTGIGLANVRRIVHRHGGATWAEGAVDKGATFYFSVPSPVGRMKGPQAHPDRDERVSIIS; this is encoded by the coding sequence ATGGAACTACACGGACGATTGGAGCGAGGGAGGAAAGTGGGTTGGTGGCTTCTGGAAACCTTCCTTGTCGCAGCGTCCTACGCTTTGACAGCCAAGCTGAGTTTCGCTATGGCTGTCCCTCCCGGAAATGTTTCCGTCGTCTGGCCTCCTTCGGGGATCGCGCTCGCCGTCATTCTGATCCTGGGTGAGCGGATGTGGCTCGGCGTCTGGCTCGGCTCCTTCGTCGCGAACACCTGGTTCTTCACCGGCATCACCGACCCGCTTGCGCCCTACACCCTTGTCACCACGGCGATCATTGCCACCGGTTCGACATTCCAGGCGCTGCTCGGCGCTCTCCTGATCAGGAATTTTGTCGGCTCGAAGGACCTCTTCGACCGCGCGCAGAATGTGTTCGCGATCGTGGTGATCGAGGTCTACAGCTGTTTCGTGGCGCCGCTGTTCGGCGTTACCGCGCTCTGCGTCGCGGGCTTCGCGCGATGGACGGCTTACGGAAATCTCTGGTGGACATGGTGGCTGGGAGATTGCGCGGGGGTCGTTCTGATCGCGCCGTTTTTCCTCGCCTGGCAGCACGTGCCCCGGATCCGCTTCCACCTGCGGCGCGCGCTCGAGGGCGTGGCGCTGGCGCTCCTGACCGCGCTGGCATCCCAGGTCGTCTTCGGCTGGCCGCTCCGGCTTCCGTTCGGGTATGTTCCCTCGCCCTTTCTGTTGGTCCCGTTCGTCATCTGGTCGGCCCTCCGGTTCGGCCCGCGGGGAGTCACCCTCTCGCTGGTCGCTCTCTCGGCGGTCGCGGTCGCCGGCACTCAGCACGGTCACGGTCCTTTTGCGACTCCGGAGCCCGATGACGGATTCAGAATGCTGCAGACGTTTCTCGGTTTCCTCTCGGTGCCGGCGCTGATCCTGTCGGCCACGATCGACCGGTACAAGAGGTCGGAACGGGAGTTCCGCCGGTCCCGGTCCCATCTGGAAACGCTGATCCAGGAAACGACCGGAAACCTCGACATCGCCAACAAGGCCCTCCGGGCGGAATCGGTCGGGCGAAAACGCACCGAGGAAAAATACCGGGAGAGCGAGCAGCGTTTCCGTCTCATTCTGGCCGGCGTGAAAGACCATGCGATTTTTATGCTCGATCCGCGGGGAATCGTCCTGACCTGGGGGGAGGGCGCAAAGTGCCTGCACGGGTATGAAGCGGAGGAGATCATCGGACGGGATTTCTCCGTCCTTTATTCCGAGGACGACCTGCGGTGGGGAAAACCCCGGATCGAGCTTGAGGTTGCCCGGACGCAGGGGCGGCTGGAGGAGGAAGCGTGGCGCGTCCGGAAGGACGGCTCACGCTACTGGGCGAGCCTGGTGGTCACGGCGCTGCGGGACTCAAACGGAGAGCTCCGCGGCTTTGCGGCGATTACACGGGATGTCACGGCGCGGAGGAAAGCCGACCTGGAGCTTCGGTCGGTCGCGCAGGAGCTCGAGCTTCGCGTCACAGAGCTGAATATGGTGAACAAGGAGCTGGAGGCGTTCAGCTATTCCGTCTCCCACGACCTCCGCACGCCGTTGAGGCATATCGACGGGTTCGTCGAGCTCCTCAGGACGGAACTGGCGGGTTCGCTGAACCGGGAGGGGGAGCGTTATCTCGGCGTCATCTCGGAGTCCGCCAGGCATATGGGAACCATGATTGAAAATCTGCTCCTCTTCTCGCGCATGAGCCGGGTCGAATTGCAAAAGGCGCCTGTCGATCCCAACCTCCTCGTGAAAGAGACGATCGCGGCTCTCGAGATGGAGACAAAGGGGCGGGAGATCGAATGGAAAATCGGAGACCTCCCGCGTCTCGAAGCGGATGCGGCGCTGATGGCGCTCGTCTTCACGAACCTCATTTCCAATTCACTCAAGTACACGCGGCCCCGCCCCACGGCGGTGATCGAGATCGGATACGCCCCGCATGACGGACATGGACCCGCCTACTTTGTGCGTGATAACGGCGTGGGGTTTGACATGCAGTACGCGGACAAGCTTTTCGGCGTGTTTCAGCGTTTGCACACCGCGCAGCAGTTTGAAGGGACCGGCATCGGGCTGGCTAATGTGCGCCGGATCGTCCACCGGCACGGCGGAGCCACCTGGGCGGAAGGGGCGGTGGACAAGGGCGCGACGTTCTACTTTTCGGTGCCGTCGCCTGTGGGCCGGATGAAAGGCCCGCAGGCTCATCCCGATCGGGATGAAAGGGTTTCGATCATCTCCTGA
- the murI gene encoding glutamate racemase, which produces MSDQSQQAKPIGVFDSGIGGLTVVKALMRRLPHENIVYFGDTARVPYGSKSAQVVREYAAQDTDFLVRHDVKMIVVACNTVSSVALDVVQKHSKVHVAGVIAPGARAAVAATRNKRIGVIATIGTIASNAYSNAIRQLDPSATVVGQACPLFVPLAEEGWIAQKATELIAREYLFPLGLQKIDTLVLGCTHYPILRDVIAGVFDGAVSLIDSGEATALEVAQTLTELGLRNPSDQKANVQFYVSDIPYKFTEVGEMFLGQKLGRVRKAEGF; this is translated from the coding sequence ATGAGCGACCAGTCCCAGCAGGCCAAGCCGATCGGCGTCTTTGATTCAGGGATCGGAGGCCTGACGGTCGTGAAAGCGCTCATGCGCCGGCTGCCGCACGAAAATATCGTCTACTTCGGAGACACCGCGCGGGTTCCTTACGGATCGAAATCCGCCCAGGTTGTCCGTGAATATGCCGCCCAGGATACGGATTTTCTCGTCCGACACGACGTCAAGATGATCGTGGTCGCCTGTAACACCGTCTCCTCCGTCGCGCTGGATGTCGTGCAGAAGCATTCGAAAGTCCACGTCGCCGGGGTGATCGCGCCGGGCGCGAGGGCGGCGGTGGCGGCGACGAGGAACAAGCGGATCGGCGTGATCGCGACGATCGGCACGATTGCCAGCAACGCGTACTCCAACGCAATCCGGCAACTCGATCCGTCAGCCACGGTCGTCGGCCAGGCGTGTCCGCTGTTCGTCCCTCTGGCGGAAGAAGGGTGGATAGCGCAGAAGGCCACCGAATTGATCGCGCGCGAGTACCTGTTCCCGCTCGGGCTTCAGAAGATCGACACCCTTGTCCTCGGTTGCACGCATTATCCGATCCTGAGGGACGTGATCGCCGGCGTGTTCGACGGGGCGGTGAGCCTGATCGACTCCGGCGAGGCGACGGCTCTGGAGGTCGCGCAGACGTTGACGGAGCTCGGATTGCGGAACCCGAGCGATCAGAAGGCCAACGTTCAGTTTTATGTGAGCGATATCCCCTACAAGTTTACCGAGGTGGGGGAGATGTTTCTCGGACAAAAATTGGGCCGGGTGCGGAAGGCGGAAGGATTTTAA
- a CDS encoding mechanosensitive ion channel family protein, with product MLEDLFVKHLIFAGLIIAAAGLVGKLVELIWGRLARRLSGTTRTTLDDKLLELVRKRLAMLSLIAGVYIAIREVRQGLNAENVTRHQILDYVEIALFVFLVVILTRLVSRIIRASFDWYLEDVAAKTHSEIVPSVAPLTAKIVNIVLFLIAGMILLDHFGVNMGSLFVSLGVGSLAVALAAQETIANMIAGFVILIDQPFRIGDHIKLPTGEEGDVHQIGLRSTRMLNPERNLMIIPNGELIKSRIINYSFPDSAMTVTVDVTVSPSTGPERVREILTALAAGRSDIQQEPPPRVVVMGSGESGIQMRLICTTFSFRKRFEIETGLREQILASFAKEGIELPVPRRLIQVIDPHEAQAPQTH from the coding sequence ATGCTCGAAGACCTCTTCGTCAAACATCTCATCTTCGCGGGGCTCATCATCGCCGCCGCGGGATTGGTCGGCAAGCTCGTCGAACTGATCTGGGGGCGGCTTGCCCGGCGCCTCAGCGGCACGACAAGGACGACGCTCGACGACAAGCTGCTCGAGCTTGTCCGCAAACGGCTTGCGATGCTCTCCCTGATCGCCGGGGTCTATATCGCCATCCGGGAGGTTCGCCAGGGGCTCAACGCGGAGAATGTCACCCGCCACCAGATACTCGACTACGTCGAAATCGCGCTGTTCGTGTTTTTGGTGGTGATCCTGACGAGGCTCGTGAGCAGGATTATCCGCGCGAGCTTCGATTGGTACCTCGAGGACGTCGCCGCCAAGACCCACAGCGAAATCGTTCCGTCGGTGGCTCCCCTCACCGCCAAGATCGTGAACATCGTCCTGTTCCTCATCGCCGGGATGATCCTCCTCGACCACTTCGGCGTGAACATGGGGAGCCTTTTCGTCTCCCTCGGTGTGGGATCGCTGGCGGTCGCGCTTGCGGCCCAGGAAACGATCGCGAACATGATCGCCGGGTTCGTGATCCTCATCGATCAACCCTTCCGGATCGGCGACCACATCAAGCTTCCCACCGGAGAAGAGGGAGACGTCCACCAGATCGGCCTGCGGAGCACGCGCATGCTCAATCCCGAGCGGAACCTCATGATCATCCCGAACGGCGAACTGATCAAAAGCCGGATCATCAATTATTCCTTCCCCGACAGCGCCATGACCGTCACCGTCGATGTGACGGTTTCGCCCTCGACGGGTCCGGAGCGGGTGCGGGAGATCCTCACCGCCCTGGCCGCCGGCCGGAGCGACATTCAGCAAGAACCGCCGCCGAGGGTCGTCGTCATGGGCTCGGGCGAGTCGGGCATCCAGATGCGGCTGATCTGTACGACATTTAGTTTCCGGAAGAGATTCGAAATTGAAACGGGGCTTCGGGAGCAGATTCTCGCCTCCTTCGCGAAGGAGGGGATCGAACTCCCGGTCCCGCGGCGTCTCATTCAGGTGATCGATCCCCATGAAGCTCAAGCTCCTCAAACGCACTAG
- a CDS encoding CADD family putative folate metabolism protein, which yields MTEVDRFLRELDDAIDQNKMLRHPFYQTWTMGKLSREALKGYAAQYHHFVQAFPTYLSATHANTPDLSVRQVLLENLIEEERGPGNHPDLWMRFARSLGISDKEAAQTRLLPETREALDTMRSLTRDASSLEGVSALYAYESQIPEVAGVKIDGLKRFYGITDPEALSFFTVHQEADVHHSQSEREILANGALDPEERRSCVEAARTSARAMLKLLDGVEREFVSPQGR from the coding sequence ATGACCGAAGTCGATCGCTTCTTGCGCGAGCTGGACGACGCCATTGACCAGAACAAAATGCTCCGGCACCCCTTTTACCAAACATGGACCATGGGCAAGCTGAGCCGGGAGGCGCTCAAGGGTTATGCCGCGCAATACCATCATTTCGTGCAGGCGTTCCCCACATACCTGAGCGCCACACACGCGAACACGCCGGATCTCTCCGTGCGGCAGGTGCTCCTTGAGAATCTCATCGAAGAAGAACGGGGGCCCGGAAATCATCCCGATCTCTGGATGCGGTTCGCCCGCTCGCTGGGAATATCAGACAAAGAGGCGGCGCAGACCAGGTTGCTTCCCGAAACCAGAGAGGCCCTTGATACGATGCGTTCCCTCACGCGCGACGCTTCCTCCCTCGAAGGAGTTTCGGCGCTCTACGCGTACGAATCGCAGATCCCGGAGGTGGCCGGAGTGAAGATCGACGGCCTGAAGCGGTTTTACGGGATCACCGATCCCGAAGCGCTCTCATTTTTCACGGTGCACCAGGAAGCCGACGTGCACCATTCGCAATCGGAGCGGGAGATTCTCGCGAACGGGGCGCTCGACCCGGAAGAGAGGCGCTCCTGTGTCGAGGCAGCCCGGACATCCGCCCGGGCCATGCTGAAACTGCTCGACGGCGTCGAGCGGGAGTTCGTCTCGCCACAAGGACGGTGA
- a CDS encoding NUDIX hydrolase, with protein sequence MKLKLLKRTRVYDGRVFNIIVDDVEYSSGRKSVREVAEHSGGAVALALFPDRRIILVNQHRYPFDEFIWELPAGKLNKGEEPLHCAQRELGEETGYRASEWEKLTSIYTSPGFCSEVLHLFLARGLAGGPDERRLEEGEETMTMKVLPLGEAIDMIGRGEIKDAKTICGILLTERLVGK encoded by the coding sequence ATGAAGCTCAAGCTCCTCAAACGCACTAGAGTGTACGACGGGAGGGTCTTCAACATCATCGTGGATGATGTTGAGTATTCCTCCGGGAGGAAATCCGTCCGGGAGGTTGCCGAACACTCAGGGGGCGCGGTGGCTCTGGCGCTCTTTCCCGACCGGCGGATCATCCTTGTGAACCAACACCGGTACCCGTTCGACGAATTCATCTGGGAGCTGCCCGCGGGCAAGCTGAACAAGGGCGAGGAGCCGCTCCATTGCGCGCAGCGCGAGCTCGGGGAGGAAACCGGCTATCGCGCCTCCGAGTGGGAAAAGCTGACATCGATCTACACGAGCCCCGGGTTTTGCAGCGAGGTGTTGCACCTGTTCCTTGCGCGGGGCCTTGCAGGCGGCCCCGACGAGCGAAGACTGGAGGAAGGCGAGGAGACGATGACGATGAAGGTGTTGCCTCTCGGGGAGGCGATCGACATGATCGGACGGGGAGAGATCAAGGACGCCAAGACGATCTGCGGCATTCTCCTCACGGAACGGCTGGTCGGGAAATGA